Proteins co-encoded in one Nothobranchius furzeri strain GRZ-AD chromosome 4, NfurGRZ-RIMD1, whole genome shotgun sequence genomic window:
- the LOC107390126 gene encoding myeloid-associated differentiation marker homolog → MPVIVLEARDFTSPLFTVRTLEVVFCCATFSLVASQDSPERSPDLNTFWILGMFTWCFFFVVTLFIHILNVIQFHSLIPISWKNLTMTVAVLGALMTFSSSVVFAWRVMDHNKVSPRSVAAAVMSCLSVLAYASESLMLRTQAHDQRGYMGSTAGLLKILQLWGGLQMIPLVVLVSRQHSVIEDWHLWVLSISCGVCILMSLITLVVILGDLAGRCILPFDRFLAFFSLVGVLLYMMATVICLTKLLQLSIQDNSVLVIMETVVSSITLLAYTVDLAFSIKLLCDRNYM, encoded by the coding sequence ATGCCTGTGATTGTGCTAGAGGCCCGGGACTTCACCAGTCCGCTCTTCACGGTGCGAACATTGGAAGTTGTCTTCTGTTGCGCTACCTTCAGTCTCGTAGCTTCACAGGATTCTCCAGAGCGTTCTCCTGATCTGAACACGTTCTGGATCCTCGGTATGTTCACCTGGTGTTTCTTCTTCGTGGTGACTCTCTTCATTCACATTCTCAACGTCATCCAGTTTCACAGCCTCATCCCAATATCGTGGAAGAACCTAACGATGACCGTAGCAGTGTTGGGAGCGCTAATGACCTTCAGCTCCTCGGTGGTTTTTGCTTGGAGGGTCATGGATCATAACAAAGTGTCACCACGCTCTGTGGCGGCTGCAGTCATGTCCTGCCTTTCCGTTCTGGCTTATGCTTCGGAGTCCCTTATGCTTCGTACCCAAGCCCACGACCAACGAGGCTACATGGGCAGCACTGCCGGTCTTCTAAAGATCCTTCAACTGTGGGGAGGACTTCAGATGATTCCGCTGGTTGTGCTGGTCTCCAGACAACACAGTGTAATAGAAGACTGGCATCTGTGGGTGTTGAGCATCTCATGTGGTGTTTGTATCCTCATGTCTCTCATCACCCTGGTGGTGATTCTAGGGGACCTTGCTGGGCGATGCATCCTGCCTTTTGACAGATTTTTGGCCTTCTTCAGTCTGGTTGGAGTTCTGCTCTACATGATGGCTACAGTGATTTGTTTAACCAAGCTACTGCAGCTAAGCATCCAAGACAATTCTGTGTTAGTCATCATGGAAACGGTGGTTTCTAGCATCACACTGTTGGCTTACACGGTGGATctcgccttctccatcaaactacTGTGTGACAGGAATTACATGTGA